A portion of the Bacillus thuringiensis genome contains these proteins:
- a CDS encoding DUF3954 domain-containing protein, which yields MKKEIDVTSNKLLVVKDGEILSFNPPESGFGEQVVIWVNGKGVHVKTTSNEKID from the coding sequence ATGAAGAAAGAAATCGATGTTACAAGTAATAAACTCCTTGTAGTAAAAGATGGTGAAATCCTTTCATTCAATCCACCAGAAAGTGGTTTTGGTGAGCAAGTCGTAATTTGGGTAAACGGTAAGGGTGTCCATGTCAAAACTACTTCTAATGAAAAGATAGATTAA